The Cetobacterium sp. ZOR0034 genome has a segment encoding these proteins:
- the dprA gene encoding DNA-processing protein DprA: MEWYRLKLIGLKSSKIRVLMNRYKRYKDIFTNLNELENILSLTSEDTELIANSHNCEKYLEVMDYLERNRIGLIDLNDYRYPESLKNISKPPLFLFYKGNIELLSKKRIISVIGTRRATKYGELGCQKIIKGLVDGEVVIVSGLALGIDSFAHSETLKLNGKTVAVLGCGINIDYPRSNIKLRKEIEKKGLVISEFPLGAEPSPEKFPIRNRIIAGLSVGTVVIESSMKGGSLITANLALDEGRDVFAIPGDITYPLSQGCNELIKNSQAKLVTHGDDILKEYEWSKKTETGEELNRLTGIKLKIYSVLKTKMHLEEIKREVECQTSELLSNLMELEIEGYVQSLPAGHYRRRL, from the coding sequence ATGGAGTGGTATCGATTAAAGTTAATAGGATTGAAAAGTAGTAAGATTAGAGTTTTGATGAATCGTTATAAAAGATATAAAGATATTTTTACTAATCTAAATGAACTGGAAAATATATTAAGTTTAACCTCGGAAGATACCGAACTTATTGCCAACTCACATAATTGTGAAAAATACCTGGAGGTTATGGATTATTTAGAAAGAAACAGGATAGGGTTGATAGACTTAAACGACTACAGATATCCAGAAAGCTTGAAGAATATTTCAAAACCTCCACTTTTTCTTTTTTATAAAGGAAATATAGAGCTTTTAAGTAAAAAAAGAATAATCTCTGTTATTGGGACAAGAAGAGCTACAAAATATGGAGAGCTAGGATGTCAAAAGATAATAAAGGGATTAGTAGATGGTGAAGTTGTTATTGTTAGTGGATTGGCTTTAGGAATAGACTCTTTTGCTCATAGTGAAACTTTAAAATTGAATGGTAAAACAGTAGCAGTTTTAGGGTGTGGGATAAATATAGATTATCCTCGGAGTAACATAAAACTAAGGAAAGAGATAGAGAAAAAAGGTTTAGTTATATCAGAATTTCCGTTAGGAGCAGAACCTAGTCCTGAAAAATTTCCTATTAGAAATAGAATTATAGCAGGTCTTAGTGTGGGAACAGTTGTTATTGAAAGTTCTATGAAAGGCGGAAGTTTAATAACAGCAAATTTAGCATTGGATGAAGGAAGGGATGTATTTGCAATTCCAGGAGATATAACATATCCTCTTTCTCAAGGGTGTAACGAGCTTATAAAAAACTCTCAAGCTAAATTAGTAACCCATGGAGATGATATATTAAAAGAATATGAATGGAGTAAAAAAACAGAAACTGGTGAAGAGTTAAATCGTTTAACTGGAATAAAATTAAAAATTTATAGTGTATTAAAAACGAAAATGCACTTAGAGGAAATTAAAAGAGAAGTTGAGTGTCAAACTAGTGAATTACTGAGCAATTTAATGGAGTTAGAAATAGAGGGGTATGTTCAAAGTCTTCCAGCAGGTCATTATCGAAGGCGTTTGTAA
- a CDS encoding lipopolysaccharide assembly protein LapB, with amino-acid sequence MKKIFCLIFILLSLGSFAEERPAQIQNLEAQIAREDDRDKAAVLIKEYERYFKSYLSSISSNENSIFYLGDQYFRNRKYERAAQIFSSNIDSSRNLFGAATSYRFIGDYNKAIDFYSVAITIEPSMKEAYLGRGLAYRNLGRYNKAIEDIQIYMNYSPTVEGFLALGDIYLAEKKIDRAREILQEGRRVYPQSKEISNMLTSTYSR; translated from the coding sequence ATGAAAAAGATATTTTGTTTAATATTTATTCTTTTGAGTTTAGGAAGTTTTGCTGAAGAAAGACCGGCTCAAATTCAAAACTTAGAAGCTCAAATAGCGAGAGAGGATGATAGGGATAAAGCTGCAGTTCTTATAAAAGAATATGAAAGATATTTTAAAAGTTATTTATCATCGATAAGTAGCAACGAGAATAGTATTTTTTATTTAGGAGATCAGTATTTTAGAAATAGGAAATATGAGAGAGCTGCTCAGATTTTTAGCAGTAATATAGATAGTTCGAGAAATCTATTTGGAGCAGCAACAAGTTATAGATTTATAGGGGATTATAATAAAGCAATCGATTTTTATAGTGTGGCAATAACAATTGAACCGAGTATGAAAGAGGCTTATTTAGGGAGAGGGTTAGCGTATAGAAATTTAGGGCGATATAATAAAGCTATAGAGGATATTCAGATATATATGAACTATTCTCCAACAGTAGAAGGCTTCTTGGCGTTAGGTGATATTTATTTAGCGGAAAAAAAGATAGATAGAGCAAGAGAGATACTTCAAGAGGGAAGAAGAGTTTACCCTCAATCAAAAGAGATCAGCAATATGTTGACATCTACTTATTCTAGATAA
- the xseA gene encoding exodeoxyribonuclease VII large subunit — MDEIVYSVTEFNKMVKGYIDENPNFQEFFLKGELSGVTYYKSGHLYFTLKDKSSQIKCAAFNYKYKRIPEDLKEGDSIKIFGDVGFYEARGDFQVLVRHVQKEDKLGEMFAKLEKLKNDLEKEGLFSPLFKKRLPKYPNAIGIVTAYTGAAFHDIVNTTRKRFENIDIYIYSAKVQGIGAKEEIVKGIETLNRIPEVDLIIAGRGGGSVEDLWAFNEEEVARAFYRSEKPIISAVGHEIDNLLSDLVADVRAATPTQAVEIAIPVKSEIEKQILDREKRVRSSIDRTLRLKKDELEKLKNNYVLKNFIRTIEEKNQNLVYLEERLEKSLNNIFKEKRHELELRTEKIIGLNPLAVLSRGYSITKSKNKSLKNLSEIKVGDEIETILNFGKIISEVKEIK, encoded by the coding sequence ATGGATGAGATAGTTTATAGTGTAACAGAGTTCAATAAAATGGTAAAAGGGTATATAGATGAAAATCCAAATTTTCAAGAATTTTTTTTGAAAGGAGAGTTATCAGGAGTAACTTACTATAAGAGTGGACATCTGTATTTTACATTAAAGGATAAAAGTAGCCAAATAAAGTGTGCTGCATTTAACTATAAATACAAAAGAATTCCTGAGGATTTGAAAGAGGGGGATTCTATAAAAATATTTGGTGATGTAGGATTTTATGAGGCTAGAGGAGATTTTCAAGTATTAGTTAGACATGTTCAAAAAGAAGATAAGCTTGGAGAGATGTTTGCAAAATTGGAAAAACTAAAAAATGATTTAGAAAAAGAGGGGTTATTTTCACCCTTATTTAAAAAAAGACTTCCTAAATATCCAAATGCAATTGGAATTGTAACAGCATATACAGGAGCAGCTTTTCATGATATAGTAAATACAACTAGAAAAAGATTTGAAAATATAGATATCTATATTTATTCGGCTAAGGTACAAGGAATTGGGGCTAAAGAGGAGATTGTAAAAGGGATCGAAACATTAAATAGAATTCCTGAAGTTGATTTGATAATAGCTGGACGTGGTGGTGGAAGTGTTGAGGATTTGTGGGCCTTTAATGAAGAAGAGGTAGCAAGAGCTTTTTATAGAAGTGAAAAACCGATAATATCAGCTGTAGGTCATGAGATTGATAATTTACTTTCAGATTTGGTTGCAGATGTAAGAGCAGCAACACCAACTCAAGCTGTAGAGATAGCCATACCTGTAAAATCGGAAATAGAAAAACAGATACTAGATAGAGAAAAGAGAGTGAGAAGCTCTATTGATAGAACTTTAAGGTTGAAAAAAGATGAGTTAGAAAAACTAAAAAACAACTATGTTTTAAAAAATTTTATTAGAACAATAGAGGAGAAAAATCAAAATTTAGTATATTTAGAAGAAAGATTAGAAAAATCGTTAAATAACATTTTTAAAGAAAAGAGACACGAGTTAGAACTAAGAACAGAAAAAATAATTGGATTAAATCCATTAGCAGTTTTAAGTAGAGGGTATTCTATAACAAAATCTAAAAATAAATCTTTGAAAAATTTATCAGAGATAAAAGTTGGAGATGAGATAGAAACAATATTAAATTTTGGAAAAATAATAAGTGAAGTAAAGGAGATAAAATAA
- the uvrB gene encoding excinuclease ABC subunit UvrB: MEAIMFKISSKYTPTGDQPEAIKKLVKGLKDGIKDQTLLGVTGSGKTFTVANIIKESGRPALILAPNKTLAAQLFSEYRSFFPDNAVEYFVSYYDYYQPEAYIATTDTYIEKDSSINDEIDKFRNAATAALINRKDVIIVASVSAIYGLGSPDTYKKLTIAIDKKTGYSRKKLISKLIELRYERNDLAFERGKFRVKGDVIDIYPSYMENGYRIEFWGDDIEDISEINTLTGQKVKKNLERIAISPATHYVTEESEQEAIVERIKSDLKNEVKEFESKGKLLEAQRLKQRTEYDLEMIREVGYCKGIENYSRYLTNKNPGDKPDTLMDYFPKDFVVYIDESHIGVPQIRGMYNGDRARKTSLVENGFRVKSALDNRPLTFEEFRENCKQTIFISATPGDFEIEHSKGYIAEQLVRPTGILDPVIEVKETKNQVDDLLEEIRKNVLKKERVLVTTLTKKMAEELSEYYMTLGVKVKYMHSDIDTLERIEIIKGLRKGEFDVLVGINLLREGLDIPEVSLVAILEADKEGFLRSKRSLVQTIGRAARNVDGRVILYGDVITDSMKYAIDETNRRRKKQREYNLLNGIEPKTIYREVSESLFTWDNGDKDEQSSKHFSSKEDIEKEINILLKEIKILSEELDFEKAIQKRDEMNKLKLMLLEI; the protein is encoded by the coding sequence ATGGAGGCGATTATGTTTAAGATAAGTTCTAAATATACTCCTACAGGAGATCAGCCAGAAGCTATCAAAAAATTAGTTAAAGGATTGAAAGATGGAATTAAAGATCAGACTCTTTTAGGGGTAACAGGATCTGGAAAAACATTTACTGTAGCAAATATAATAAAGGAAAGTGGAAGACCAGCCTTGATTTTAGCACCAAATAAAACCTTAGCAGCTCAATTGTTTTCAGAATATAGAAGTTTTTTTCCAGATAATGCAGTTGAGTATTTTGTATCATACTATGATTATTATCAACCAGAAGCTTATATAGCAACAACTGATACCTATATAGAAAAAGATTCATCTATAAATGATGAGATTGATAAATTTAGAAATGCTGCAACGGCGGCACTAATAAATAGAAAAGATGTAATAATTGTAGCTTCAGTTTCCGCGATATACGGATTAGGATCCCCAGATACATATAAGAAATTAACGATTGCAATTGATAAAAAAACAGGATATAGTAGAAAAAAATTGATATCTAAATTAATAGAGCTAAGATATGAAAGAAACGATTTAGCTTTTGAAAGAGGTAAATTTAGAGTAAAAGGGGATGTAATTGATATATATCCATCTTATATGGAGAATGGATATAGAATAGAGTTTTGGGGAGATGATATAGAAGATATTTCAGAAATAAATACTTTAACAGGTCAGAAGGTCAAAAAGAATTTAGAGAGAATAGCTATATCGCCAGCAACTCATTATGTCACAGAAGAGAGTGAGCAAGAAGCGATAGTAGAAAGAATAAAAAGTGATTTGAAAAATGAAGTTAAAGAATTTGAGAGTAAAGGAAAACTTTTAGAAGCCCAAAGATTGAAGCAAAGAACAGAGTATGATTTAGAGATGATAAGAGAAGTTGGATATTGTAAAGGGATTGAAAACTATTCACGATACTTAACAAATAAAAATCCAGGGGACAAACCAGATACTTTGATGGATTATTTTCCAAAGGATTTTGTGGTATATATAGATGAGTCTCATATTGGAGTTCCTCAAATAAGAGGGATGTACAATGGAGATAGAGCTAGAAAAACATCATTAGTTGAAAATGGATTTAGAGTAAAATCAGCTTTAGATAATAGACCTCTTACATTTGAAGAATTCAGAGAGAATTGTAAGCAAACTATATTTATATCAGCAACCCCAGGAGATTTTGAGATTGAGCATTCCAAAGGATATATAGCTGAACAGTTAGTTAGGCCTACCGGTATTTTAGATCCTGTAATTGAAGTTAAAGAGACTAAAAATCAAGTGGATGATTTATTAGAAGAGATAAGAAAAAATGTATTGAAAAAAGAGAGAGTTCTTGTAACAACGCTTACAAAAAAAATGGCAGAAGAACTTTCTGAATATTATATGACTTTGGGTGTCAAAGTGAAATATATGCATTCAGATATAGACACTCTTGAAAGGATAGAGATAATCAAAGGATTAAGAAAAGGAGAGTTCGATGTTCTTGTTGGAATAAATCTTTTGAGAGAGGGGCTAGATATACCAGAAGTTTCATTAGTTGCTATCTTAGAAGCAGATAAAGAGGGATTCTTAAGAAGCAAAAGATCTTTAGTTCAGACAATAGGAAGAGCGGCAAGGAATGTTGATGGAAGAGTAATTTTGTATGGAGATGTAATAACAGATTCTATGAAATACGCTATCGATGAAACAAATAGAAGACGAAAGAAGCAACGAGAGTACAATCTATTGAATGGAATAGAACCTAAAACAATATATAGAGAAGTATCTGAATCTCTATTTACGTGGGATAATGGAGACAAAGATGAGCAAAGCTCTAAACATTTCAGCAGTAAAGAGGATATTGAAAAAGAGATAAATATCCTGCTGAAAGAGATAAAAATATTATCAGAAGAGTTAGATTTCGAGAAAGCGATACAAAAAAGAGATGAGATGAATAAGTTAAAACTAATGCTTTTAGAGATATAG
- a CDS encoding tRNA1(Val) (adenine(37)-N6)-methyltransferase codes for MVLENEDIANICDGYSLIQKKDGFRFGTDAVLLSNFFNGKKNAKVLEIGTGNGAIPVLLCAKDKITKMKAVEIQKEIAELAVRNIKRNNLEEKVEIVNIDVKDLGEGNTYDYIISNPPYMVLDGKEINEKDIKSIARHEIKLNLKEFVENAKRLLKPRGELFMVHKSYRFLEISEELGKCGFSVKRVKFVHYSKDKDSSIVLIEASKGRKNILKIETPIFLNDN; via the coding sequence ATGGTTTTAGAAAATGAAGATATAGCTAACATCTGTGATGGATATAGCTTAATTCAAAAAAAAGATGGATTTAGGTTTGGAACTGATGCAGTTCTACTGTCTAATTTTTTCAATGGGAAAAAGAATGCAAAAGTTTTGGAGATAGGCACAGGAAACGGAGCTATTCCAGTACTTTTATGTGCTAAAGATAAAATTACTAAAATGAAAGCTGTAGAAATTCAAAAAGAAATTGCTGAGTTGGCAGTAAGAAATATAAAGAGAAATAACTTAGAAGAAAAAGTTGAAATTGTGAATATAGATGTAAAAGATCTTGGAGAGGGAAATACATATGATTATATAATTTCAAATCCGCCATATATGGTTTTAGATGGCAAAGAGATTAACGAAAAAGATATAAAAAGTATAGCTAGACACGAGATAAAACTAAATTTAAAAGAGTTTGTTGAAAATGCAAAAAGGCTATTGAAGCCAAGAGGCGAACTATTTATGGTTCACAAAAGTTACAGATTTTTAGAGATATCAGAGGAACTTGGAAAATGTGGATTTTCTGTAAAAAGAGTAAAATTTGTTCACTATTCAAAAGACAAGGATTCAAGTATAGTTTTAATTGAAGCTAGTAAAGGGAGAAAAAATATATTAAAAATTGAAACTCCTATTTTTTTAAACGATAATTAA
- a CDS encoding stage 0 sporulation family protein, giving the protein MQNEEQKEQEEIVSDPNKLYNILGVMFETTKKRYSFEIVDDIEYKKGDRVIVDTIRGKEIGIVYGGPMQLPERVLVLPLKPVVKKASEEEIKKYETLRLEANEAFKVCKERINHHKLPMKLIETEYTFDKTKLIFYFTAEGRIDFRDLVKDLANIFKLRIELRQIGVRDEARILGNIGVCGKELCCRTFINKFDSVSIKMARDQGLVINPTKISGVCGRLLCCINYEYKQYEEALRVYPAVNQLVKTTKGEGKVMSISPLNGFLYVDVEGKGIMKVLIDEIKFNKKEAKKLQNVLSTEELQHKVLEKE; this is encoded by the coding sequence ATTCAAAACGAAGAACAAAAAGAACAAGAAGAGATCGTATCAGATCCAAATAAACTTTACAATATACTAGGTGTTATGTTTGAAACTACAAAGAAAAGATATAGTTTTGAAATTGTAGATGATATAGAGTATAAAAAAGGTGACAGGGTAATCGTTGACACTATAAGAGGAAAAGAGATTGGTATTGTTTATGGTGGACCTATGCAGCTTCCAGAAAGAGTATTGGTTTTACCACTAAAACCAGTTGTAAAAAAAGCAAGCGAAGAAGAGATTAAAAAATATGAGACACTTCGTTTAGAAGCGAATGAAGCTTTTAAGGTATGTAAAGAGAGAATAAATCATCATAAACTTCCAATGAAGCTTATTGAAACTGAATATACATTTGATAAAACAAAACTTATATTTTATTTCACAGCTGAAGGAAGAATTGATTTCAGAGATTTAGTAAAAGATTTAGCAAATATCTTTAAATTAAGAATAGAGTTAAGACAAATTGGTGTGAGAGATGAAGCTAGAATTCTTGGAAATATAGGAGTATGTGGAAAGGAACTTTGTTGTAGAACATTTATCAATAAGTTTGATTCAGTATCAATAAAAATGGCAAGAGACCAAGGGCTGGTAATTAATCCAACAAAAATTTCAGGAGTATGTGGAAGATTACTTTGCTGTATCAATTATGAATATAAACAATACGAAGAAGCATTAAGAGTTTATCCAGCTGTAAATCAGTTAGTTAAAACAACTAAAGGTGAGGGGAAAGTAATGAGTATCAGTCCTCTAAATGGATTCTTATATGTTGATGTTGAAGGAAAAGGAATCATGAAAGTTCTTATCGATGAAATAAAATTCAATAAAAAAGAAGCTAAAAAATTACAAAATGTTTTATCGACTGAAGAATTGCAACATAAAGTTTTAGAAAAGGAGTAG
- a CDS encoding TIM barrel protein, with the protein MITFSFVPKKNEQQEFEVIYSQLSQKGISGIETIIGDHLDFSEYRNYPVKGVHLLYYPTWLEFWKGDWKKVKEDFYNDEGIKNYYRGFDKNILLETFKEQFENAKRIGAKYMVFHVSHVRPKDIFDFDFEYTDLEVLNECIKIINEVFEGEGPLLLFENLPWPGLNFRSYEMTKYFIEKVNYQNKGLLLDFSHLICLERSVTNFKEADDFIIDRIERMKELKNYIFGLHVNGVKFGNYLDSDFKTEVSKWKEGDRFEKFQIELKHMKNIDPHLVYEGGLNKIMKHLPNLKYINLELGFTSLLDLKEKVLEQLNYLKINS; encoded by the coding sequence ATGATAACATTTAGTTTTGTACCCAAGAAAAATGAGCAGCAGGAGTTTGAAGTTATATATAGTCAACTTAGTCAAAAAGGTATATCGGGAATAGAAACAATTATTGGAGATCACTTGGATTTTTCAGAGTACCGAAATTATCCAGTAAAAGGAGTGCATCTTTTATATTATCCAACGTGGTTGGAATTTTGGAAAGGTGACTGGAAGAAAGTTAAAGAGGATTTTTATAATGATGAAGGGATAAAAAATTATTATAGAGGCTTTGATAAAAATATTTTGTTAGAAACATTTAAAGAGCAATTTGAAAACGCTAAAAGAATAGGAGCTAAATACATGGTTTTTCATGTGTCACATGTTCGACCTAAAGATATATTTGATTTTGATTTTGAGTATACAGATTTAGAAGTTTTAAATGAGTGTATAAAAATAATAAATGAAGTTTTTGAGGGGGAAGGTCCGTTGTTGTTATTTGAAAATCTACCTTGGCCAGGATTAAATTTTAGAAGTTATGAGATGACAAAATATTTTATTGAAAAGGTGAACTATCAAAATAAAGGGCTTCTTTTAGATTTTTCACATCTAATTTGTTTAGAGAGATCAGTAACAAATTTTAAAGAAGCTGATGATTTTATAATTGATAGAATTGAGAGGATGAAAGAGTTGAAAAACTATATATTTGGATTACATGTAAATGGAGTGAAGTTTGGAAACTATTTGGATAGTGATTTCAAAACTGAAGTTTCTAAGTGGAAAGAAGGAGATCGATTTGAAAAATTTCAAATAGAACTAAAGCACATGAAAAATATAGATCCTCATTTAGTGTATGAAGGTGGTCTAAATAAAATAATGAAACACTTACCTAATTTGAAATATATAAATTTAGAGTTAGGTTTTACATCTCTGTTAGACTTAAAAGAGAAAGTTTTAGAGCAGTTAAATTATCTCAAAATAAATTCTTAA
- a CDS encoding ABC transporter substrate-binding protein, which produces MLKKIMILNTFIFTICFSRVLVDSTGRVIEIPENIERVISTVPSNTEIIVDMGLVDLLIGVDSYSEKVDERLKGKGFLRSDDLNEEKIVELMPDLVISSHHNLKKGKESLKFFDEVGIPVYVIKSPKSLSEVADSVTEIGEVLNRKDEAQKLKDRFIEELKMIVSNRNLENKRVYFEILDSPIYTTGAETFLNDALESIGGRNIFKSEKGWISPPLESILEKNPEIILVGEDRKYMIEEILKRVEWQEVDAIKNRNVYFVDESINRPSTRVLKALRALKEVLKR; this is translated from the coding sequence ATGTTAAAAAAAATAATGATATTAAACACTTTCATTTTCACAATTTGTTTTTCAAGAGTATTAGTAGATAGTACAGGAAGAGTAATTGAAATACCAGAAAATATTGAAAGAGTAATATCGACTGTACCATCTAATACAGAGATTATTGTAGACATGGGTTTAGTAGATTTGCTAATAGGGGTAGATAGTTATTCAGAAAAAGTAGATGAAAGATTAAAGGGAAAAGGTTTTTTAAGAAGTGATGATTTGAATGAGGAAAAGATAGTAGAATTAATGCCAGACTTAGTAATTTCATCTCATCATAATTTGAAAAAAGGAAAAGAAAGTTTAAAATTTTTTGATGAAGTTGGAATTCCAGTGTATGTTATTAAAAGTCCAAAATCACTTTCTGAAGTAGCGGATTCTGTAACAGAGATAGGCGAAGTTTTAAATAGAAAAGATGAGGCCCAAAAATTGAAGGATAGATTTATTGAAGAGTTGAAGATGATAGTTTCAAATAGAAATTTAGAAAATAAAAGAGTTTATTTTGAAATTTTGGATAGCCCTATATATACAACAGGAGCTGAAACTTTTTTAAACGATGCTTTAGAAAGTATAGGTGGAAGAAATATTTTTAAAAGTGAGAAGGGATGGATTTCACCACCATTAGAATCTATTCTAGAAAAAAATCCAGAAATTATATTAGTAGGCGAAGATAGAAAATATATGATAGAAGAGATATTAAAAAGAGTTGAATGGCAAGAGGTAGATGCTATAAAAAATAGAAATGTTTATTTTGTTGATGAAAGCATTAATAGACCATCAACAAGGGTTTTAAAAGCTTTAAGAGCATTAAAGGAAGTGTTGAAGAGATGA
- a CDS encoding TonB-dependent receptor — MNKKFLLGALVVVANLAVAEQKVVKLEESVITSENTFATVADIPKNITVLTAEEIEQRGAKTVAEALKLVSSVTVKEMGGADAAFDMRGQGATAKSNVIVLVDGAPINSIDLSGYKTSSIPVDNIERIEVIPSGGSVLYGDGAIGGTINIVTKMPKDKKNYGSLNSEIGSYGLKKQQAIYGTKINDKLSLELDYLKKEKDGYRDYAKDDLESFGLRTRYKLADGEFGFKYNYSNNEFRAPGSLTREEVDGDRTQVSSNPKTWKVDGKTEKNDFAGDYVYNIDSNLEFKLLGTFTHERYSSNGSNYKTEIKYLKPQLKYSYLDDSYVVIGGDIYKGHTTDFAYGNGKAEKDSLGGFLINSYTIDKFRFTQGYRRQNIEYNGLKDDENKNKIKYNKKFKEDAVELTGSYLYSDSGSTYVSYTTGFRAPNTDEIRAWDGEYKPQRTETYEVGVKDYIGNTYVSTSVFYIETENEIFYGKNDSTDEKSNRNLDGTSKRKGIEVSLEHYFDKLTISESLTYMRTEFKDGKDIPGVPNVKGVLNFNYRFNDKLTLNNSWEYYGKAFDASDEENIREKVNSYLISGISMSYDFKDGLIVSVGVNNLFNEKYYDYIGYKEASSWDPRFGRVYYPAAERNYYLGVKYSF; from the coding sequence GTGAATAAAAAATTTTTATTAGGAGCATTAGTTGTTGTAGCTAATTTAGCTGTGGCAGAACAAAAAGTTGTAAAGCTAGAAGAAAGTGTTATAACGAGTGAAAATACTTTTGCAACAGTAGCAGATATTCCAAAAAATATAACTGTTTTAACGGCCGAAGAGATAGAGCAAAGAGGAGCGAAGACAGTAGCGGAAGCTTTAAAATTAGTATCGAGTGTAACTGTTAAAGAGATGGGTGGAGCAGATGCGGCTTTTGATATGAGAGGGCAAGGAGCAACAGCAAAATCAAATGTAATAGTTCTTGTAGATGGGGCACCGATAAACTCAATAGATTTATCAGGATATAAAACAAGTTCAATCCCTGTAGATAATATAGAAAGAATAGAGGTTATTCCTTCGGGAGGTTCTGTTTTATATGGAGATGGAGCGATTGGTGGAACAATAAATATTGTAACTAAAATGCCAAAGGATAAAAAGAACTATGGTAGCTTAAATAGTGAAATAGGATCATATGGGTTAAAGAAACAGCAGGCTATATATGGAACTAAGATTAACGACAAACTATCTTTAGAATTAGATTATTTAAAAAAAGAGAAAGATGGATATAGAGATTATGCTAAGGATGATTTAGAAAGTTTTGGACTTAGAACAAGATATAAGTTAGCAGATGGAGAGTTTGGATTTAAATATAATTATTCGAATAATGAGTTTAGAGCTCCTGGAAGTTTAACAAGAGAAGAGGTTGACGGAGATAGAACTCAAGTTTCAAGTAACCCGAAGACATGGAAAGTTGATGGGAAAACAGAGAAAAATGATTTTGCTGGAGATTATGTATATAATATTGATTCTAATTTAGAATTTAAATTATTAGGAACATTTACTCATGAAAGATACTCTTCAAATGGAAGTAACTATAAAACCGAGATAAAATACTTAAAACCACAATTGAAATACTCTTACTTAGATGATAGTTATGTTGTTATAGGCGGAGATATTTATAAAGGACATACAACGGATTTTGCATATGGAAATGGAAAGGCAGAAAAAGATTCATTGGGTGGATTTTTAATAAATAGTTATACTATTGATAAGTTTAGATTTACCCAAGGGTATAGAAGACAAAATATAGAGTACAATGGTTTGAAGGATGATGAAAATAAAAATAAAATAAAATATAACAAAAAATTTAAAGAGGATGCAGTTGAGCTAACAGGAAGTTATCTATATTCAGATTCAGGATCGACTTATGTAAGTTATACAACAGGATTTAGAGCTCCAAATACTGATGAGATTCGTGCTTGGGATGGAGAATATAAACCTCAAAGAACAGAAACTTATGAAGTTGGAGTAAAGGATTACATAGGAAATACATATGTTTCGACATCTGTATTCTATATTGAGACTGAGAACGAAATTTTTTATGGAAAAAATGATTCAACTGATGAGAAAAGTAATAGAAATTTAGATGGAACAAGTAAAAGAAAAGGAATCGAGGTTTCATTAGAGCACTACTTTGATAAGTTGACGATTTCAGAATCATTGACATATATGAGAACAGAGTTTAAAGATGGAAAGGATATTCCAGGGGTTCCAAATGTAAAGGGAGTATTGAACTTTAATTATAGATTTAATGATAAGTTAACTTTAAATAACTCTTGGGAGTATTATGGTAAAGCTTTTGATGCATCTGATGAAGAAAATATAAGAGAAAAAGTGAATAGTTATTTAATAAGTGGAATATCTATGTCATATGACTTTAAAGATGGATTAATTGTAAGTGTAGGAGTAAATAACCTATTTAATGAAAAATATTATGATTACATAGGATATAAAGAAGCGAGTAGTTGGGATCCAAGATTTGGAAGAGTATATTATCCAGCAGCAGAAAGAAATTATTATTTAGGAGTTAAGTACAGCTTCTAA
- a CDS encoding methylated-DNA--[protein]-cysteine S-methyltransferase → MKNIVPGYFYIFDTPLGLLKIEANEEEVTKIELNNPSSNRTFKLTKLLEKAFKEIEEFLNGKRKYFTFKINPSGTEFQKSVWNALLKIPYGEVKSYKDIAIAIGNPKACRAVGMANNKNPIPIVIPCHRVIGSNGKLTGYAYGLTLKDELLHLEKKGTK, encoded by the coding sequence ATGAAAAATATAGTTCCAGGTTATTTTTATATTTTTGATACTCCACTCGGATTACTTAAAATAGAAGCAAATGAAGAAGAAGTCACAAAAATAGAACTCAACAATCCCTCTTCAAATAGAACCTTTAAACTTACAAAACTTTTAGAAAAAGCTTTTAAAGAGATTGAAGAGTTTTTAAACGGAAAAAGAAAATACTTCACTTTTAAAATAAATCCATCAGGAACAGAATTTCAAAAATCTGTTTGGAATGCTCTTTTAAAAATACCTTATGGTGAAGTAAAATCATATAAAGACATTGCCATCGCTATTGGAAATCCAAAGGCTTGTAGAGCTGTCGGAATGGCAAATAATAAAAATCCAATTCCCATAGTTATTCCCTGTCATAGAGTTATTGGTAGTAATGGAAAATTAACAGGTTACGCGTATGGATTAACTTTAAAGGATGAATTATTACATTTAGAAAAAAAAGGTACAAAATAA